The following are encoded in a window of Brettanomyces bruxellensis chromosome 9, complete sequence genomic DNA:
- the SNU13 gene encoding RNA binding protein snu13 produces the protein MSSAPNPKAFPLADSALTQQILDLVQQAQSLRQLKKGANETTKTLNRGISEFIIMAADTEPIEILLHLPLLCEDKNVPYVFVPSKTALGRACGVSRPVIACSITTNDASTIKNQVYAIKDKIETLLI, from the coding sequence ATGTCATCCGCACCAAATCCAAAAGCTTTCCCTCTTGCAGACTCTGCTTTGACCCAGCAGATTCTTGACTTGGTCCAGCAGGCCCAAAGTTTGAGACAGTTGAAAAAGGGTGCCAACGAGACTACTAAGACCTTGAACAGAGGAATTTCAGAGTTCATTATCATGGCAGCTGACACGGAACCTATTGAAATCCTTTTGCATCTTCCATTACTTTGTGAAGATAAGAATGTTCCATATGTTTTTGTTCCTTCTAAGACTGCTTTGGGAAGAGCATGTGGCGTTTCTAGGCCTGTGATTGCATGTTCCATCACTACTAATGATGCTTCTACAATCAAAAACCAGGTCTACGCCATTAAGGATAAGATTGAAACTCTTTTGATCTGA
- the FPR1 gene encoding FK506 binding protein proline rotamase rapamycin-binding protein has translation MASELKIEVVSPGDGKTFPKAGDLLTVHYTGTLENGKKFDSSKDRNKPFQFRIGQGMVIAGWDQGFAKLSLGEKARLTIPGALAYGDRGFPGLIPPNATLIFDVELLQIN, from the coding sequence ATGGCTTCTGAACTCAAGATTGAGGTTGTTTCCCCAGGTGATGGCAAGACCTTCCCAAAGGCAGGTGATTTGCTTACTGTTCATTACACCGGTACTTTGGAGaatggaaagaagtttgaCTCTTCCAAAGATAGAAACAAACCATTCCAGTTTAGAATTGGTCAGGGTATGGTGATCGCAGGTTGGGATCAAGGCTTTGCTAAACTTTCACTTGGTGAAAAAGCTAGATTGACCATTCCAGGTGCTTTGGCCTACGGTGACAGAGGTTTCCCAGGTTTGATTCCTCCTAATGCtactttgatttttgatgttgagTTGTTGCAGATCAACTAA